Proteins encoded within one genomic window of Desulfosalsimonas propionicica:
- a CDS encoding enoyl-CoA hydratase/isomerase family protein encodes MAYETIKTEVNENIGFITFNRPDHLNTFNSTLAREFSQALEVFENDTEVRVIVVTGQGKAFCAGIDVNELSGKQNLDYYRWVKQMEEMSLRIADMGTPVIASVQDLAVANGIGVVASADLAVAAEGARFGATAVNVGLFCMGPAVALSRNLGRKKALELVITGEMITGEEAWRIGLVNKVVPKDQLEEETLSLARKIAGKSPLAVQLGKRSFYQMEDLEYSRAYEMANNHFAMLCSTEDAHEGVDAFLNKRKPDWKLR; translated from the coding sequence ATGGCCTATGAAACCATTAAAACCGAAGTCAACGAAAACATCGGGTTTATCACGTTCAACCGCCCGGATCATTTAAACACCTTCAATTCCACTTTGGCCCGGGAGTTTAGCCAGGCCCTGGAAGTCTTTGAAAACGACACCGAAGTCCGCGTCATTGTGGTGACCGGCCAGGGCAAGGCCTTTTGTGCCGGCATTGACGTAAACGAACTTTCCGGCAAGCAGAACCTGGACTACTACCGCTGGGTCAAACAGATGGAGGAAATGAGCCTGCGCATCGCTGACATGGGAACCCCGGTGATTGCAAGCGTGCAGGACCTGGCCGTGGCAAACGGCATCGGCGTGGTGGCTTCGGCCGACCTGGCCGTGGCCGCGGAAGGGGCCCGGTTCGGCGCCACGGCTGTAAATGTCGGGCTTTTCTGCATGGGTCCGGCTGTTGCCCTGTCGCGCAACCTGGGGCGCAAAAAAGCCCTGGAACTGGTGATCACCGGAGAGATGATCACAGGCGAGGAAGCCTGGCGCATCGGTCTTGTCAACAAGGTGGTGCCCAAAGATCAACTGGAAGAAGAAACCCTTTCCCTGGCCCGCAAAATTGCCGGCAAAAGCCCCCTTGCCGTACAGCTGGGCAAAAGATCCTTTTATCAGATGGAAGACCTTGAGTATTCAAGGGCCTATGAAATGGCCAACAATCATTTTGCCATGCTCTGCAGCACAGAAGATGCCCACGAGGGCGTGGACGCGTTTTTAAACAAACGCAAACCCGACTGGAAGCTTCGCTGA
- a CDS encoding 3-hydroxybutyryl-CoA dehydrogenase: protein MEIQTIMVVGAGQMGGGIAQTAAAAGFTVYLNDISEELVKKGTDAISASLDRMVKKDKISDADKSAILERITPVTGLDKAAECDLMVEAAVESMEIKAKIFAELDRLAPKHAILASNTSSLPITGIAAHTSRPEKVIGMHFMNPVPVMKLVEIINGLATDPEVTQTVRDCAEAMGKTPVECRDVPGFVSNRVLMVMLNEALWELYEGVATAEGIDTIMKLGMNHPMGPLALADLIGLDTVLAILEVLQDGYGDPRYRPCPLLKSYVSAGWLGRKTGKGIYDYR, encoded by the coding sequence ATGGAAATTCAAACCATCATGGTGGTGGGTGCCGGGCAGATGGGCGGCGGCATTGCCCAGACAGCCGCTGCCGCCGGATTTACGGTCTATCTAAACGATATTTCGGAAGAACTTGTCAAAAAGGGCACAGACGCCATATCGGCCAGCCTTGACCGAATGGTGAAAAAGGATAAAATCTCAGATGCGGACAAATCGGCTATTTTGGAGCGCATCACCCCGGTCACGGGCCTTGACAAGGCCGCTGAATGCGACCTGATGGTAGAAGCGGCCGTGGAATCCATGGAAATCAAGGCCAAAATTTTTGCCGAGCTCGACCGGCTGGCACCCAAGCACGCCATTTTGGCCTCCAACACGTCATCGCTGCCGATCACCGGCATTGCCGCCCACACCAGCCGGCCGGAAAAAGTCATTGGCATGCATTTCATGAACCCCGTACCGGTGATGAAGCTTGTGGAGATCATCAACGGCCTGGCCACCGACCCGGAGGTAACACAAACCGTGCGCGACTGCGCCGAAGCCATGGGCAAAACCCCTGTGGAATGCCGGGATGTGCCCGGATTTGTCTCCAACCGGGTTCTGATGGTCATGCTCAATGAAGCCCTCTGGGAGCTCTACGAGGGCGTGGCCACGGCAGAAGGCATTGATACCATCATGAAACTGGGAATGAACCATCCCATGGGCCCCCTGGCCCTGGCCGACTTAATCGGGCTGGATACGGTTCTGGCCATTCTTGAAGTGCTTCAGGACGGCTACGGTGATCCCAGGTATCGCCCCTGCCCGCTTTTGAAATCCTATGTGAGCGCCGGGTGGCTGGGCAGAAAAACCGGAAAAGGCATTTACGACTATCGGTAA
- the grpE gene encoding nucleotide exchange factor GrpE — MMHDNDNSNDKQEPDARQTETDFELEIRFDDETDWPAEDAGNDDNRQPEPENAALEAVNRRIAQLSEAFETKLKYDAHKNKVIDELHRELQEYRDGLVKKYIHSMVTDVIKIIDDIRKFKAYYEPGPITEQTAARLLEFLEEIAGDLEDLFTWQGITAFTCGVTHFDNTRQRVVKKVETSDPTMDKIIAESMRPGYEWDGKILRPELVTVYVYDHSGKGDRL; from the coding sequence ATGATGCATGACAATGACAACAGCAATGACAAGCAGGAGCCCGACGCAAGGCAAACGGAAACCGACTTTGAGCTGGAAATCCGCTTTGACGACGAAACGGACTGGCCTGCAGAGGATGCCGGCAACGACGACAATCGGCAGCCAGAGCCGGAAAATGCCGCCCTGGAGGCTGTAAACCGGCGGATTGCCCAATTGTCCGAGGCTTTTGAAACCAAACTCAAATACGATGCCCACAAAAACAAGGTCATAGATGAGCTGCACCGGGAACTTCAGGAATACCGGGACGGCCTGGTCAAAAAATACATCCACTCCATGGTAACCGATGTCATTAAAATCATTGATGACATCCGTAAATTCAAGGCGTATTATGAACCCGGGCCGATTACCGAGCAAACCGCCGCCCGGCTGCTGGAGTTCCTGGAAGAAATCGCCGGCGACCTGGAAGACCTTTTTACCTGGCAGGGCATTACTGCCTTTACCTGCGGTGTGACACATTTTGACAATACCCGCCAGCGTGTCGTCAAAAAGGTTGAAACAAGCGATCCGACCATGGACAAAATCATAGCTGAAAGCATGCGTCCGGGCTATGAGTGGGACGGCAAGATTCTGCGGCCCGAACTGGTCACGGTTTACGTATACGATCATAGCGGGAAAGGGGACAGGCTTTGA
- a CDS encoding DUF1566 domain-containing protein — translation MERENFYLLLELPCDPPETDAKVIEDAIAKKQSEWSRLRNHPTKGLHAQKCINLIPEIRRVMTDEALRAKEAEAAREISARDKQDKYPEIDRHIDILMGKGHITPEEVHKLSKVHGLDQGEIQGRIAARKNQKYNRVDQQITLRMAKGYLTESEVEQIAKRNSTKVDEVRKRVRCPIKKNGGDKNITPPRQLDRSLEKTIRDNLKLLNKSSLYDFLDLPESADLQTLQEAASQKKKQVARASKKDAVATANNTLAGHCMTLFKSNETRNAYDVSLARAKLAELDSDIDIAGINGKIRPEYYEILIQKAIEFGMEKHEAEQYIQDYCRRKKWSIEMAPKKRRRMLMTAGAAVAAVVLLVIAGMIVYNVQQDRARQAEFDRLISRMEDKSGPSEKIDLLEKFLQSHAGDENYTRFTDAVRKRIDKLAGRAAQLRYDETVDKIQPLEQQGKYEQAIERLDQYLQSDPPKKLADKARKKIADLENQIEKKNFQALEDLMISGSAKEKMQAIDRYLKKYPNGAHREAVRDMEADMSGEYYIYVNNALERCESDQDWKACADLCRDYLARYDNSYADQLKDRLTEYREKIRQTRRLAALKKKARQHGTDYDKAIDVYKDFLDAYPDSPLAEKAKSEISRLLEMKKDRKAQSTRQHFRSLLAQSSDRFTEKRQGVVTDSRTGLMWQLLDSAMAGKGQCLTYEEAGEYVENSETGGYTDWRLPTAEELAAIYKQPPYFPVMEEKWYWTADSYSSYSDGWRRIVDTIDNQPGSDWRVERRDSKQCGAVRAVREP, via the coding sequence ATGGAACGCGAAAATTTCTATCTTTTACTCGAACTTCCCTGTGATCCCCCGGAAACTGATGCAAAGGTCATTGAAGACGCCATTGCAAAAAAGCAGTCCGAATGGAGCCGCCTTCGCAATCATCCAACAAAGGGACTGCACGCTCAGAAATGCATCAACCTGATTCCTGAAATCCGACGGGTGATGACCGACGAGGCGCTGCGGGCCAAAGAGGCCGAAGCCGCCCGGGAAATATCGGCCAGGGACAAGCAGGACAAGTACCCTGAAATCGACCGCCATATCGATATCCTCATGGGCAAGGGGCATATCACCCCGGAAGAGGTCCACAAGCTGTCCAAGGTCCACGGCCTGGACCAGGGCGAAATCCAGGGACGGATTGCCGCACGCAAAAACCAGAAATACAATCGCGTTGACCAGCAGATCACCCTTCGGATGGCCAAGGGCTATCTCACGGAATCGGAAGTGGAGCAAATTGCCAAGCGCAATTCAACCAAGGTCGATGAGGTGCGCAAACGGGTGCGGTGCCCGATCAAAAAAAACGGCGGGGACAAAAACATCACTCCCCCCAGGCAGCTGGACCGGTCCCTGGAAAAAACCATCCGGGACAACCTGAAGCTGTTAAACAAATCCTCGCTTTACGATTTTCTGGATCTTCCGGAAAGTGCCGATCTGCAAACCCTCCAGGAGGCGGCATCCCAGAAAAAAAAGCAGGTTGCCCGCGCCAGCAAAAAAGACGCCGTGGCCACGGCCAACAACACCCTGGCCGGCCACTGTATGACCCTTTTTAAATCCAATGAAACCCGAAACGCCTATGATGTAAGCCTGGCCCGTGCAAAACTGGCCGAACTTGACTCAGACATTGACATTGCGGGTATCAACGGCAAAATTCGCCCGGAATATTACGAAATTCTGATTCAAAAAGCCATTGAGTTCGGCATGGAAAAACACGAGGCCGAACAGTATATCCAGGATTACTGCCGCAGGAAAAAATGGAGCATTGAAATGGCGCCCAAAAAACGGCGCCGGATGCTCATGACCGCAGGTGCGGCCGTGGCAGCGGTCGTTTTGCTGGTCATCGCCGGGATGATTGTTTACAACGTTCAGCAGGACCGGGCCCGGCAGGCCGAATTTGACCGGCTGATCAGCCGGATGGAAGACAAATCCGGGCCTTCGGAAAAAATTGATCTTCTGGAAAAGTTTCTGCAGTCCCATGCCGGCGACGAAAATTATACCCGGTTCACAGATGCGGTGCGCAAACGAATCGACAAACTCGCCGGGCGCGCGGCACAGCTTCGGTATGATGAAACAGTCGATAAGATTCAGCCCCTTGAACAGCAGGGCAAATACGAACAGGCCATTGAACGCCTGGATCAATATCTTCAATCCGATCCTCCGAAAAAACTGGCTGACAAAGCCAGAAAAAAAATCGCAGATCTGGAAAACCAGATTGAAAAAAAGAATTTCCAGGCCCTTGAAGATCTGATGATTTCGGGCAGCGCCAAAGAAAAAATGCAGGCCATAGACCGATATCTGAAGAAATACCCGAACGGCGCCCACAGGGAGGCTGTCCGGGACATGGAAGCGGATATGAGCGGAGAGTATTACATTTATGTCAATAATGCCCTGGAGCGCTGCGAATCCGATCAGGACTGGAAGGCATGCGCTGATCTCTGCAGAGATTACCTTGCCCGTTACGACAACTCCTATGCCGATCAATTAAAAGATCGTCTGACGGAATACCGGGAAAAAATCAGGCAAACCCGGAGGCTGGCCGCACTGAAAAAAAAGGCCCGGCAGCACGGCACCGATTATGACAAGGCCATTGATGTTTACAAGGATTTTCTCGATGCCTATCCGGACTCCCCCCTGGCTGAAAAAGCGAAAAGCGAAATTTCCCGTCTCCTGGAAATGAAAAAAGACCGGAAAGCCCAAAGCACCCGGCAGCATTTTCGCAGCCTGCTGGCGCAAAGCAGCGATCGGTTCACGGAAAAAAGGCAGGGCGTGGTCACGGATTCACGCACCGGGCTGATGTGGCAGCTTCTGGATTCCGCCATGGCCGGAAAGGGTCAATGCCTGACCTACGAAGAGGCCGGCGAGTACGTGGAAAATTCCGAAACCGGCGGGTACACGGACTGGCGGCTGCCAACGGCAGAGGAGCTTGCCGCCATTTACAAACAGCCGCCCTATTTCCCGGTTATGGAAGAAAAATGGTACTGGACAGCGGACAGCTATTCGAGCTATTCAGATGGGTGGCGCCGGATCGTGGACACCATCGACAACCAGCCCGGTTCTGACTGGCGGGTGGAGCGCCGGGACTCGAAACAATGCGGTGCAGTGCGGGCAGTTCGGGAACCATAA
- the icmF gene encoding fused isobutyryl-CoA mutase/GTPase IcmF has protein sequence MNTEIETYKAKHPIRVVTATSLFDGHDAAINIMRRILQDTGAEVIHLGHNRSVAEIVNAAIEEDVQGIAISSYQGGHMEFFKYMRDMLIEKNAGHIKIFGGGGGVIVPDEIHELEEYGITKIYSPADGSKMGLQGMINHMMSEMDFSTVDTGSVDISGADRENPFAIASAISAAELALAENNGQIEALRKQIKGKITDRKIPIIGLTGTGGAGKSSLTDELVLRLLYDNPDLHIGLLCCDPSRRKTGGALLGDRIRMNAIDTPRVYLRSMAVRRTSFELPMVLPDAVDILKAANTDLIIIETAGIGQGSSNIFDLTDVSVYVMTSDYGASTQLEKIDMLDYADLVVINKFDKQGSEDAVRDIRKQVQRNRKAFSQKPDDMPVFGTIAARFNDDGVTAMYSYLLEVVAEKTQVTYTTSLPVPDTKQSSSKSILVPPERNRYLSEISDTLHKYHEQTRKQADSLRRAWHLEQTAETLDQGGLSGDTQTLLHRLKDEIEAAKNHLEPETKKLTEEWQQIEQDFSGEDYVYHVRGREIRVPLYTESLSRLNIPKIALPKFKDPAEIYTWMRRENVPGRFPFTAGVYPLKRKDEDPTRMFAGEGNPERTNRRFRLLSEHSPAKRLSTAFDSVTLYGFDPDSRPDIYGKVGTSGVSVCNIEDVKILYSGFDLAAPSTSVSMTINGPAPMMLAMFFNTAIDQQMEKFEKEQGRKPDDKEAAEIRDSVISSIRGTVQADILKEDQGQNTCIFSIDFALKMMGDIQQYFIEKNVQNFYSVSISGYHIAEAGANPISQLAFTLANGFTYVEYYLSRGMPIDSFAPNLSYFFSSGMDPEYSVIGRVARRIWAVAMKEKYGADVRSQMLKYHIQTSGRSLHSQEIQFNDIRTTLQALYAIYDNCNSLHTNAYDEAITTPSAEAVRRSLAIQLILNQEYGLTKNENMNQGSFIIEALTDLVEEAVLAEFDRITSRGGVQGAMERGYQRSKIQDESMYYEHLKHTGEMPIIGVNTFLPPEGEEDDGMGDLELARATEEEKQSQLERLNAFIEKNREYSPEALQRLKDTVLSGGNIFAELMDTVRVCSIGQITEALYEVGGKYRRNM, from the coding sequence ATGAACACAGAAATCGAAACTTACAAGGCCAAACATCCCATCCGGGTGGTTACCGCCACCTCCCTTTTTGACGGCCATGATGCGGCCATTAACATCATGCGCCGAATTTTGCAGGACACCGGCGCAGAAGTCATTCACCTCGGCCATAACCGCTCGGTGGCCGAAATCGTCAATGCCGCCATTGAAGAAGACGTCCAGGGTATTGCCATTTCCAGCTACCAGGGCGGCCACATGGAATTCTTCAAATACATGCGCGACATGCTGATAGAAAAAAATGCCGGGCACATCAAAATTTTCGGCGGCGGCGGCGGCGTGATCGTACCCGATGAAATCCATGAGCTGGAAGAATACGGAATCACCAAAATCTATTCCCCGGCAGACGGCTCCAAAATGGGTCTGCAGGGAATGATCAACCACATGATGTCGGAAATGGATTTTTCCACTGTGGATACCGGCAGCGTTGACATTTCCGGCGCGGACCGGGAAAACCCCTTTGCCATCGCCAGTGCCATTTCGGCCGCTGAACTGGCCCTGGCCGAAAACAACGGGCAGATCGAGGCCCTGCGCAAGCAGATCAAAGGCAAAATCACCGACCGCAAAATCCCTATCATCGGACTGACCGGAACCGGGGGGGCGGGCAAGTCCTCTCTCACAGATGAACTGGTGCTGCGTCTGCTCTACGACAACCCGGACCTGCACATCGGCCTGCTGTGCTGTGATCCCTCCCGGCGCAAAACCGGCGGCGCGCTTCTGGGCGACCGGATACGGATGAACGCCATTGATACCCCAAGGGTTTATCTGCGCAGCATGGCCGTACGCCGTACCAGCTTTGAACTGCCCATGGTGCTGCCTGATGCTGTGGATATTTTAAAGGCCGCCAACACGGATCTGATCATCATTGAAACCGCAGGTATCGGCCAGGGGTCATCGAACATCTTTGATTTAACCGATGTGTCGGTCTATGTGATGACAAGCGATTACGGTGCCTCCACCCAGCTGGAAAAAATCGACATGCTCGATTACGCAGACCTTGTGGTCATCAACAAATTTGACAAGCAGGGAAGCGAGGATGCGGTGCGCGACATTCGCAAGCAGGTGCAGCGAAACCGCAAGGCATTCTCGCAAAAGCCTGACGATATGCCGGTGTTCGGCACCATCGCCGCACGGTTTAACGACGACGGGGTCACGGCCATGTATAGCTACCTGCTGGAGGTGGTGGCGGAAAAAACGCAAGTCACCTATACCACCAGCCTGCCCGTACCCGATACCAAGCAATCTTCCTCCAAATCCATCCTGGTGCCGCCCGAGCGCAACCGGTATCTGTCTGAAATCTCCGATACCCTGCACAAGTATCACGAGCAAACCCGCAAACAGGCCGATAGCCTGCGCCGGGCCTGGCACCTGGAACAGACCGCTGAAACCCTTGACCAAGGGGGACTCTCCGGCGATACCCAAACGCTGCTCCACAGGCTTAAGGACGAAATCGAGGCTGCAAAAAACCATCTCGAACCGGAAACCAAAAAACTCACAGAGGAATGGCAGCAGATTGAACAGGATTTTTCCGGCGAAGATTACGTCTACCACGTCCGGGGCCGGGAAATCCGGGTGCCGCTGTATACCGAATCGCTGTCCCGGTTAAACATCCCCAAAATCGCCCTGCCCAAATTCAAGGACCCGGCGGAAATCTACACCTGGATGCGGCGGGAAAACGTGCCCGGCCGGTTTCCTTTTACCGCCGGGGTTTATCCGCTGAAGCGAAAAGACGAGGATCCCACCCGGATGTTTGCCGGCGAGGGCAACCCGGAGCGCACCAACCGGCGATTCCGGCTGCTCTCGGAGCACTCCCCGGCCAAACGGCTGTCCACGGCCTTTGACTCTGTAACCCTTTACGGTTTTGACCCGGACTCCCGGCCGGATATTTACGGCAAGGTGGGCACTTCGGGCGTGAGCGTCTGCAACATCGAGGATGTCAAAATTCTCTACAGCGGCTTTGACCTGGCGGCCCCGAGCACGTCGGTGTCCATGACCATCAACGGCCCGGCCCCCATGATGCTGGCCATGTTTTTTAACACCGCCATTGACCAACAGATGGAAAAATTTGAAAAAGAGCAGGGCCGAAAGCCTGATGACAAGGAAGCCGCGGAAATCCGCGACAGCGTGATCTCCAGCATACGGGGCACGGTCCAGGCCGATATCTTAAAAGAAGACCAGGGCCAGAACACCTGTATTTTCTCCATTGATTTCGCCCTGAAGATGATGGGCGACATCCAGCAATATTTCATCGAGAAAAACGTACAGAATTTCTATTCCGTTTCCATATCCGGCTACCATATTGCAGAAGCCGGGGCCAACCCCATCTCCCAGCTGGCCTTTACCCTGGCCAACGGCTTTACCTATGTGGAATACTATCTGTCCCGGGGCATGCCCATTGACAGCTTTGCCCCCAACCTTTCCTACTTTTTCTCCTCGGGAATGGACCCGGAATACAGCGTGATCGGCCGCGTGGCCAGGCGCATCTGGGCCGTTGCCATGAAGGAGAAATACGGAGCGGACGTGCGCTCTCAGATGCTCAAATATCATATCCAGACCTCGGGCCGGTCCCTGCACAGCCAGGAAATCCAGTTCAACGACATCCGCACCACTCTCCAGGCCCTGTATGCCATCTACGACAACTGCAACAGCCTGCACACCAACGCCTATGACGAGGCCATCACCACGCCGTCCGCCGAGGCCGTGCGCCGCTCCCTTGCCATCCAGCTGATCTTAAACCAGGAATACGGCCTGACCAAAAACGAAAACATGAACCAGGGAAGCTTTATCATCGAGGCATTAACCGACCTGGTGGAAGAGGCCGTGCTGGCGGAATTTGACCGGATCACCTCCAGGGGCGGGGTCCAGGGGGCCATGGAACGCGGCTACCAAAGAAGCAAGATCCAGGATGAATCCATGTATTACGAGCATCTCAAGCACACCGGGGAGATGCCCATCATCGGGGTCAACACCTTTCTGCCCCCTGAGGGCGAGGAAGACGACGGCATGGGAGATCTGGAACTGGCCCGGGCCACAGAGGAGGAAAAACAATCCCAGCTGGAACGCTTAAACGCCTTTATTGAAAAAAACCGGGAATACAGCCCCGAGGCTTTGCAGCGTCTGAAAGACACGGTGCTTTCCGGCGGCAACATCTTTGCCGAGCTCATGGATACGGTGCGGGTCTGCTCCATTGGCCAGATCACCGAAGCGCTTTACGAAGTGGGGGGCAAATATCGCAGAAATATGTAA
- the hypB gene encoding hydrogenase nickel incorporation protein HypB, translating into MEEIKLIEIKENILSDNDEAARQLRQKLADEKTFVINLMSSPGAGKTSLLLQTIERLKNELRIGVIEADIDSVVDAEKIRESGAAAVQLRTGGFCHLDAAMVKTGLDGIGSKDFDLIFIENVGNLVCPAEFDTGAMKSAMILSVPEGDDKPLKYPLMFTVSDVLLVNKTDMMALSDFDTAILRKRVHKLHPEMDILEVSAKTGAGMDQWVDWIRRAIENFS; encoded by the coding sequence ATGGAAGAAATCAAGCTCATCGAAATCAAAGAAAACATTCTGTCGGACAATGACGAGGCCGCCCGGCAGCTGCGGCAGAAACTGGCGGATGAAAAAACTTTTGTCATCAACCTCATGTCTTCGCCGGGGGCCGGAAAAACGAGCCTGCTGCTGCAAACCATAGAGCGCCTGAAAAACGAACTGCGTATCGGTGTCATCGAGGCGGATATCGATTCAGTGGTGGATGCGGAAAAAATCAGAGAGTCCGGGGCGGCTGCCGTGCAGCTGCGCACGGGCGGCTTTTGCCACCTGGATGCGGCCATGGTGAAAACCGGACTTGACGGCATCGGTTCAAAGGATTTCGACCTGATCTTTATTGAAAACGTGGGCAATCTGGTCTGCCCGGCGGAATTTGACACCGGGGCCATGAAAAGCGCCATGATTCTCAGCGTGCCCGAAGGCGATGACAAGCCCCTGAAATACCCTTTGATGTTTACTGTTTCAGACGTACTTCTGGTCAATAAAACCGACATGATGGCCTTAAGCGACTTTGACACGGCGATTTTGCGCAAGCGCGTGCACAAACTGCACCCGGAGATGGACATTCTGGAAGTCTCGGCCAAAACCGGCGCTGGCATGGATCAATGGGTGGACTGGATACGCCGGGCCATTGAGAATTTTTCTTGA
- a CDS encoding Hsp70 family protein, translated as MTEKKIKRIFGIDLGTTYSSIAYVDEYGKAVIIPNAENERVTPSVVFFDENTVVVGEVAKESAKLYPNEVVSFIKRSMGEPNFIFEYGGERYRPEEISAYVLKKLAQDAQQHLGETISDVVITCPAYFGINEREATRKAGEIAGFNVRQIINEPTAAAIAYGSLDTTQNRVVLVYDLGGGTFDVTMIDIRKESVEVICTGGDHNLGGKDWDDRIVAFLVEKFQEETGITEDILDDPDTWQDLQLSAEKAKKILSQRPKTPVSITHGGKRVKLMLEREKFEEVTEDLLVRTVDFTRDMLDAALQKGYSRFDEIILVGGATRMPQVSERIEKEFDMAPKVFDPDEAVAKGAAIYGWKLALNDDLIRRISEKTQKTFDASGNLSEMMDTSQITTRDFQEAARELAEDTGYALPSVENAMLRVKNVTSKSFGVVAHNPSGEEIVFNLVLRNTTVPVNVVKKFYTAVQNQKTVLIRTMESETSSIEIPLEHATEIKTAVLHLPPNLPADLPIEITFDLNDEGRLHITALETGEYRKVQVEVDTASVIGGEEFEKAKQRSQNLVVH; from the coding sequence TTGACAGAAAAAAAGATCAAACGGATCTTCGGCATTGATCTGGGAACCACTTACTCCTCCATTGCCTATGTGGATGAATACGGCAAGGCTGTCATCATCCCCAATGCGGAAAACGAACGGGTGACGCCCTCGGTTGTTTTTTTTGACGAAAACACCGTGGTGGTCGGGGAAGTGGCCAAGGAAAGCGCCAAGCTGTATCCCAATGAAGTGGTCAGCTTTATCAAGCGGTCGATGGGAGAGCCCAATTTTATATTTGAATACGGCGGCGAACGCTACAGGCCGGAGGAAATTTCAGCCTATGTCCTCAAAAAACTGGCCCAGGACGCCCAGCAGCACCTGGGAGAAACCATTTCCGACGTGGTGATCACATGTCCGGCCTATTTCGGCATCAACGAAAGGGAAGCCACCCGAAAAGCCGGGGAAATCGCGGGGTTTAACGTCCGTCAGATCATCAACGAACCCACCGCCGCAGCCATCGCCTACGGGTCCCTGGACACCACCCAGAACCGGGTGGTCCTGGTATACGATCTGGGCGGGGGCACCTTTGACGTCACCATGATCGATATCCGCAAGGAATCTGTGGAGGTCATCTGCACGGGCGGGGACCACAACCTTGGGGGCAAGGACTGGGACGACCGGATCGTTGCCTTCCTGGTGGAAAAATTCCAGGAGGAAACCGGCATTACCGAAGACATTCTCGATGACCCGGACACCTGGCAGGATCTGCAGCTGTCTGCGGAAAAAGCCAAAAAAATTCTCAGCCAGCGTCCCAAGACGCCGGTTTCGATCACCCACGGGGGCAAACGGGTCAAGCTGATGCTGGAGCGGGAAAAATTCGAAGAAGTCACAGAGGATCTGCTGGTGCGGACCGTGGATTTCACCAGGGATATGCTCGATGCTGCCTTGCAGAAGGGCTACAGCCGGTTTGATGAAATCATCCTGGTGGGCGGGGCCACCCGGATGCCGCAGGTATCCGAACGGATCGAAAAGGAGTTCGACATGGCACCCAAGGTTTTCGATCCAGACGAGGCCGTGGCCAAGGGCGCGGCCATCTACGGGTGGAAGCTGGCGTTAAACGATGACCTGATCCGGCGGATATCGGAAAAAACCCAAAAAACATTTGACGCTTCCGGAAATCTTTCCGAAATGATGGACACCAGTCAGATCACCACCCGGGATTTCCAGGAAGCCGCCCGGGAGTTGGCCGAGGATACCGGCTATGCCCTGCCCTCGGTTGAAAACGCCATGCTGCGGGTTAAAAATGTCACTTCAAAAAGCTTCGGAGTGGTGGCTCACAACCCATCAGGTGAGGAGATCGTGTTCAACCTGGTGCTGCGCAACACCACGGTTCCGGTCAATGTGGTGAAAAAATTCTACACGGCCGTGCAGAATCAAAAAACCGTTCTCATCCGGACCATGGAAAGCGAGACCAGCAGCATTGAAATCCCCCTGGAACACGCAACAGAAATCAAGACGGCGGTTTTGCATCTGCCGCCGAATCTGCCGGCTGACCTGCCCATTGAAATCACCTTTGACTTAAACGACGAGGGCCGTCTTCACATCACGGCCCTGGAAACCGGCGAGTACAGAAAAGTCCAGGTCGAAGTGGACACGGCGTCGGTAATCGGCGGTGAGGAATTTGAAAAGGCCAAGCAACGATCACAGAACCTGGTGGTGCATTGA
- the hypA gene encoding hydrogenase maturation nickel metallochaperone HypA yields the protein MHELPVTESILEIVVKHAKQNQVSRVVSITLEVGELSDLENEWLQHYFDYLSKDTLAAGAELKIQRAPIVLKCRKCGHEFRIQKDELGLTDCPQCGTAGDVSLVSGRQYHIKEMEAV from the coding sequence ATGCACGAACTGCCCGTCACTGAAAGCATTCTGGAAATCGTTGTCAAACACGCAAAACAAAACCAGGTCAGCCGTGTGGTTTCCATAACCCTGGAGGTCGGGGAACTGAGCGACCTGGAAAATGAGTGGCTGCAGCATTATTTTGATTATCTGAGCAAAGACACCCTGGCCGCAGGCGCGGAACTCAAAATCCAAAGAGCCCCCATAGTGCTCAAATGCCGGAAATGCGGCCATGAATTCCGGATCCAAAAAGATGAACTGGGTTTAACGGATTGCCCGCAATGCGGAACCGCCGGCGATGTCTCCCTTGTTTCCGGCCGGCAGTATCACATAAAGGAAATGGAGGCCGTCTGA